In Fusarium falciforme chromosome 9, complete sequence, the following are encoded in one genomic region:
- a CDS encoding USP domain-containing protein: MTHQERLEFEDLYDNFVTAHRRPYHRESTWDKITQPSILLSVLIVAVTVGYNFYATSATLREWIQLLGRCFWDALVAIVPERLLDVFDTPDTSISTSTSKSMLHDDKSAHAAKSERLRRVMGLNSSRGMMASVFQVRNRALSMTGGVLGLKLDGDHPPGLGNMDNSCYQNSILQGLSSLKPLPEYLSACLEASDNEDVDRDVAQTLRTLINDLNDVSNYGRTLWTPGLLKSMSTFTQQDAQEYFSKILDDVDKSVAKALKSAQPRNPGLAAKVEKDDTAASEHSDDSGYQSLSSSGTLDNKLPRNPLEGLLAQRVACIQCGHSDGLSMIPFTCLTLSLGLDKNRHDLYERLDAYSKVEAIENVECAKCTLLKAQKLLSILVERLRETGKTDEQLAEPLRRLEAVELALEEDDFEEKTLTEKCKISQQSKVSTTKTKQIVVARPPQSLAIHMQRSVFDPSTFNMMKNSAPVNYPMTLDLGPWCLGSTGEAIPNSGTDENTEDGEKWTSDPRQSMIAGDLGVSRLTGPIYELRAVVTHYGRHENGHYICYRKYPRHSPPTKAVEDEVSSEPGDRAEAEVSTKVQGKQEDGESEMDWWRLSDHNVSMVSEETVLSLSPGVFMLFYDCVDPTMVLTEDVKMQDADEVTNEVAVAVAVTDTPTEQAGMENQVEQGVDSQATNGEAEEKCVGEDAAPLPCAEGDAETETGGLNMDEDKGGVEAEIASQKPAEEERAEKSGGKKAKRKKKRRKN; this comes from the coding sequence ATGACGCATCAGGAACGCCTCGAATTCGAGGACCTTTACGACAACTTTGTCACGGCTCATCGAAGGCCCTACCATCGCGAATCCACCTGGGACAAGATCACCCAGCCGAGCATCCTCCTCTCggtcctcatcgtcgccgtcACTGTCGGCTACAACTTCTATGCGACTTCTGCTACACTCCGGGAGTGGATACAGTTGCTTGGACGGTGCTTCTGGGATGCTCTCGTGGCCATCGTCCCAGAGCGCCTCCTGGATGTCTTTGATACCCCAGATACTTCGAtttcaacctcgacctcgaaaTCCATGTTGCACGACGATAAAAGCGCCCATGCCGCGAAGAGCGAGAGGTTGCGGAGGGTGATGGGCCTAAACAGCTCCAGGGGAATGATGGCCTCTGTGTTCCAGGTCAGGAATCGCGCCCTGTCTATGACCGGTGGCGTCCTGGGCTTGAAGCTAGACGGCGATCACCCACCTGGGCTAGGAAATATGGACAACTCGTGCTACCAGAACAGCATCCTCCAGGGATTATCTTCCTTGAAGCCTCTTCCAGAGTATCTCTCGGCCTGTCTCGAAGCTTCCGACAACGAAGATGTCGATCGCGATGTTGCGCAGACGTTACGAACACTGATTAACGATCTGAACGATGTGTCAAATTACGGACGGACGCTGTGGACGCCAGGTCTCCTCAAGTCAATGAGTACATTCACGCAGCAGGATGCGCAAGAGTACTTTTCAAAAatccttgatgatgtcgacaAGAGCGTCGCCAAGGCCCTGAAGAGCGCTCAACCACGGAACCCCGGCTTGGCGGCCAAAGTCGAAAAGGACGACACAGCTGCTAGTGAGCATAGCGACGACAGCGGTTATCAAAGTCTTAGCAGTTCCGGCACACTCGACAACAAGCTACCACGGAATCCTTTGGAGGGGCTTCTCGCGCAAAGAGTGGCATGCATTCAGTGTGGACACTCGGACGGTCTGTCCATGATACCCTTTACTTGCCTGACTCTgagtcttggtcttgataaGAACCGACACGACCTCTATGAGCGATTGGATGCTTACAGCAAAGTTGAGGCGATCGAAAATGTGGAATGCGCCAAATGCACACTCCTCAAAGCCCAGAAGCTTTTGAGCATACTGGTGGAGAGGTTGCGCGAGACAGGGAAAACCGATGAACAGCTCGCAGAACCGTTGCGCAGACTGGAAGCTGTGGAATTGGCactggaggaagacgacTTTGAAGAGAAGACGTTGACGGAGAAATGCAAGATTTCACAACAGAGCAAGGTCAGCACAACCAAGACGAAGCAGATTGTCGTGGCCCGACCTCCTCAGAGCCTTGCGATTCATATGCAACGATCGGTATTCGACCCTTCGACATTTAACATGATGAAGAATTCGGCTCCGGTCAACTATCCCATGACGTTAGATCTTGGTCCTTGGTGTCTCGGTAGTACCGGCGAAGCTATTCCAAACTCTGGCACTGATGAGAACACGGAAGATGGGGAGAAATGGACATCTGATCCCAGGCAATCAATGATCGCAGGCGACTTGGGGGTGTCGAGGCTGACAGGGCCCATCTACGAGCTTCGAGCGGTGGTGACGCATTACGGTCGACACGAGAATGGACACTATATCTGCTATCGCAAATATCCCAGGCATAGCCCGCCTACCAAGGCggttgaggatgaggtcTCTTCCGAACCGGGCGACcgggcggaggcggaggtcAGCACAAAGGTGCAAGGCAAACAAGAGGACGGCGAGTCCGAGATGGACTGGTGGCGGCTGAGTGATCACAATGTGTCGATGGTCAGCGAAGAGACAGTCCTGAGTCTGTCACCTGGGGTTTTCATGCTGTTCTACGACTGCGTGGATCCTACGATGGTACTCACCGAGGATGTCAAAATGCAGGACGCAGACGAGGTTACAAATGAGGTTGCAGTTGCAGTTGCAGTCACAGATACCCCGACAGAACAGGCAGGGATGGAGAATCAAGTCGAACAGGGGGTTGACAGTCAAGCGACCAATGGCGAGGCAGAGGAGAAATGTGTTGGCGAAGACGCTGCACCGTTACCTTGCGCAGAAGGGGATGCTGAGACTGAAACAGGTGGCTTGAACATGGACGAGGACAAGGGCGGAGTTGAGGCAGAGATAGCCTCACAGAAGCCAGCAGAAGAGGAGCGGGCAGAGAAAAGCGGCGGGAAGAAGGCAaagcgcaagaagaagcggagGAAGAATTAG
- a CDS encoding TPT domain-containing protein, translating into MAASPPRDLESGRAQLEVEDPNAATKNDETPTSKGYKLHPSVYIITWIFFSNLTILFNKWLIDTANFRYPIILTTWHLVFATVATQLLARTTTLLDSRHALPLSRSMYIRTILPIGILYSSSLVFSNVVYLYLSVAFIQMLKSTGPVCVLIASWIWGVAQPNSTTLANIMLIVFGVGLASLGEIEFSWLGFIFQMCGTISEAVRLVMIQVMLSAEGLRMDPLVGLYYYAPVCTVMNFVVVIFSEGPKFQWEDVTKAGYGMLFLNAFVAFILNVVSVFLIGKTSGLVMALSGILKSILLVAASVLIWQTKITILQVLGYSLALVGLILYSVGYEQLVKGWHETLAWAAGVWNAEGDNKMSPTMRKGIIVGVLGFFTVVLAGSLWHFHGLSSQQVVSLTSSWFNSAT; encoded by the exons ATGGCGGCTTCACCACCTCGAGATCTCGAATCGGGAAGGGCCCagctcgaggtcgaggatcCCAACGCCGCGACCAAGAACGACGAGACTCCGACTTCAAAGGGTTACAAGCTTCACCCGTCGGTGTACATCAT AACATGGATCTTCTTTTCCAACCTTACTATTCTGTTCAACAAGTGGCTCATTGACACTGCTAATTTCC GATACC CCATCATCCTCACAACATGGCATCTCGTCTTCGCAACCGTAGCAACCCAGCTCCTCGCCCGCACCACGACCCTCCTCGACTCCCGCCACGCCCTCCCCCTCTCGCGGAGCATGTACATCCGCACCATCCTCCCCATCGGAATCCTCTACTCGAGCTCCCTCGTCTTTTCGAATGTCGTCTACCTCTACCTCTCGGTCGCCTTCATCCAGATGCTCAAGTCGACGGGCCCCGTGTGCGTGCTCATCGCCTCGTGGATCTGGGGCGTTGCCCAGCCCAACAGCACCACGCTCGCAAACATCATGCTCATCGTGTTTGGCGTTGGACTTGCTAGTCTGGGAGAGATTGAGTTTTCGTGGCTGGGCTTCATCTTTCAGATGTGCGGTACCATCTCTGAAGCTGTGCGTCTTGTCATGATCCAGGTCATGCTCAGCGCAGAGGGTCTTCGCATGGATCCCCTCGTCGGTCTCTACTACTACGCCCCCGTCTGCACAGTCATGAACTTTGTGGTTGTCATTTTCAGCGAGGGTCCCAAGTTTCAGTGGGAGGATGTTACCAAGGCTGGTTATGGCATGCTGTTCCTTAACGCGTTTGTTGCGTTTATTCTCAACGTGGTCAGCGTCTTCCTG ATCGGCAAGACTTCTGGCCTCGTCATGGCTCTCAGCGGCATCCTCAAGAGCattctcctcgtcgccgccTCCGTCCTCATCTGGCAGACAAAGATCACCATCCTCCAGGTCCTGGGCTActccctcgccctcgtcggcctcaTCCTCTACTCTGTCGGATACGAGCAGCTCGTCAAGGGCTGGCACGAGACGCTCGCCTGGGCCGCTGGTGTCTGGAACGCCGAGGGCGACAACAAGATGTCGCCCACTATGCGCAAGGGCATCATCGTTGGTgtccttggcttcttcaCTGTCGTCCTTGCCGGCTCCCTGTGGCACTTCCACGGGCTTTCTAGCCAGCAGGTTGTGAGCCTGACGAGTTCTTGGTTTAACAGTGCGACATGA
- a CDS encoding PhoD domain-containing protein, producing MALQTTVANVSSVALRICAVVFFRLFPAHFPSIAFALFAIYVPSYIATYFSKPQVEVLKDEVDVTVKESTISSTTPLLTRNGVAVAPEPEVVTDVVDIKEKIVVGEKIPSASKILLLGAPSARRPIASFLTFLINVVFIALTADALFRARWYYPADDLSFVRLGYVSPSEARFVIREPDQTKLPITFEYHIQDPQLSSETNLWLTAGFVTSTDNSTDFTTTLTIPLDDSKQRKYEWRTSNNHTGEFRSAPKPGQMPDTENGLFTFLSTSCILPRFPYNPVDHPLAIPGLRNLAEKLPSLSPQFMLFLGDFIYVDVPERFGKSVQEYRMQYRQVYASPDWAPVAQNLSWIHVLDDHEISNDWSSNTTGIYSAAVDPWHIYQANVNPPRAQSATQSGPRSNATWYEFTQGPASFFMMDTRSYRSSNNLPFNATDKTMLGKEQLADLLSWLARPELQGVRWKFIASSVPFTKNWPVNVKDTWGGFLTERKQILEAMWDSGARGTGVVILSGDRHEFAATRFPPPVGSRWPQSAAAHEFSTSPLNQFASPFPTYKQTDDEDVMMNYVPGGTSKFGSFSIEKQGEKSSLNYTLYIDGKETWTTVVEAPDAPEGFKSPPSIWDRLHQFF from the exons ATGGCCCTCCAGACGACAGTCGCAAACGTATCCTCGGTCGCCCTGAGGATATGTGCCGTCGTCTTTTTCAGACTT TTCCCT GCTCATTTCCCTTCGATTGCATTTGCACTCTTCGCCATCTATGTCCCCTCTTACATCGCGACCTACTTTTCTAAGCCCCAAGTGGAGGTCCTCAAGGATGAGGTCGATGTCACCGTGAAAGAGTCCACCATTTCATCTACAACACCGTTGTTGACCAGAAACGGCGTCGCAGTCGCCCCTGAGCCTGAAGTTGTTACAGATGTGGTTgacatcaaggagaagattgTCGTTGGTGAAAAGATTCCTAGCGCATCCAAGATCCTCTTGCTGGGAGCTCCCAGCGCCAGACGCCCCATTGCCTCATTCCTGACCTTCCTTATCaacgtcgtcttcatcgcctTGACAGCTGATGCTTTGTTCCGCGCGAGATGGTATTACCCTGCCGATGACCTCTCCTTCGTTCGTCTTGGATACGTCTCCCCATCAGAGGCTCGCTTCGTCATCCGCGAGCCGGATCAGACAAAGCTGCCCATTACATTCGAATACCACATTCAAGATCCCCAGCTGTCATCTGAGACCAACTTGTGGTTGACCGCGGGCTTTGTCACGTCGACTGACAACAGCACCGATTTCACAACAACCCTGACTATACCCCTCGACGACTCAAAGCAGAGAAAGTATGAGTGGAGGACCTCCAATAACCATACTGGCGAGTTCCGATCTGCTCCCAAGCCAGGACAAATGCCCGACACCGAGAATGGATTGTTCACGTTCCTCTCTACTTCTTGCATCCTGCCTCGCTTCCCCTACAATCCGGTGGACCACCCCCTGGCTATCCCTGGCCTGAGGAACTTGGCAGAAAAGCTTCCCTCGCTGAGCCCTCAGTTTATGCTGTTCCTGGGCGACTTCATCTATGTCGATGTTCCAGAGCGATTTGGAAAGTCGGTTCAGGAATACCGCATGCAATACCGCCAAGTTTACGCTTCACCAGACTGGGCTCCCGTGGCTCAGAACCTGAGCTGGATTCACGTCCTTGATGACCACGAAATCTCAAATGACTGGTCCTCAAACACAACTGGCATCTACAGCGCCGCTGTCGATCCCTGGCACATCTATCAAGCCAACGTTAACCCGCCCAGAGCTCAGTCTGCTACACAGAGCGGCCCAAGGAGTAACGCTACTTGGTACGAGTTCACTCAGGGCccggccagcttcttcatgATGGACACCCGCAGCTACCGCTCCAGCAACAACCTCCCATTCAATGCGACCGACAAGACCATGCTTGGAAAGGAGCAGCTGGCTGACCTGCTGTCTTGGTTGGCCCGTCCTGAGCTCCAGGGAGTTCGATGGAAGTTCATTGCTTCGTCTGTCCCCTTCACCAAGAACTGGCCTGTCAATGTCAAGGATACCTGGGGCGGTTTCCTTACGGAGCGAAAGCAGATCCTTGAGGCCATGTGGGATTCCGGCGCACGAGGCACTGGTGTTGTTATCCTGTCCGGCGATCGACACGAGTTTGCTGCCACAAGGTTCCCTCCACCTGTTGGCTCGCGATGGCCTCAGTCTGCTGCCGCTCACGAGTTTTCCACCAGCCCTCTGAACCAATTTGCTTCTCCTTTCCCGACATATAAGCAGacagacgatgaagatgttATGATGAA CTATGTCCCCGGTGGCACCTCCAAATTTGGTTCCTTTTCGATCGAGAAGCAGGGAGAGAAGAGCAGCCTCAACTACACACTCTACATTGACGGCAAGGAGACTTGGACAACAGTGGTTGAAGCACCGGATGCCCCTGAGGGCTTCAAGTCTCCTCCCTCAATCTGGGACCGACTTCACCAGTTTTTCTAG